The Phragmites australis chromosome 1, lpPhrAust1.1, whole genome shotgun sequence genomic interval CTTGTTTGAAAGTTTTGATGCAACCCAGTAAGTGAGTCAAGGTGAAATGCCCCCAGTTAAACTTAGGAATATCTGTGACGTTTTCAACGAAGGCCAAATATTTTGAGTCAACGTGGTCTTTCGTTGTGGGTGCTAAAATAAGCCCAATGGTATACAAAACAAATTGACGTATGAAGTCATCGTCAGGAATTTTAGAGGTAGTTATGCTGTCCTCGAGAACTTCAGAGTAATATGGGTGTCTCCTGCTTTCTTGCTTCTGTATGCGATGAACAGTTCATTGTTGCAATCTGAAATAGTAGCAACATCTATATTCTTCCCCTGTATTGGAAGACCCATTATGTGGTACACATCTGATAGCGTTATAGGAATTTCTTTACCACATAGAAGAAAGCACTGCTTCTGGATGATGTACCTCTTGGCGATCTTCACTAGCATTAAACGTCGAAGATGAATTGGCTTCATGTATAACATCCCTTGAAATCCTGCTCTTTTAATGGCATCCTTGTGGCTATCTGAGAGCCCTTGTACTGTTTTTGCATATCTGCTTGGTGAGCAAACTACCTTCATGTCTCCATGTATGGAAGCAAGGATCTATTGCACAAGTAgatcttttttttaacaattaCACTATAGATATCAAGAGCAACCATATACAAGCATCAAGATCGTAGCATAGGCCACACTTGTTTTTTACAATGGCCACACTtgttttttttgggtttttcaGTGAAGGCCTTCATTCTTTTCTTCTTCGGCGCACCTCGAGATTTAACTTGCACCGGATCTAGAACCTTGTCCAAATTAAGAGAGTGAGCTTGGTGTGCTTGCGTCAATACAGGGCCATACCTCATGTGTTTCTTTTCAGGATTACACGCATCATTACTGCCTACTATTTCATTCAAAACACGCTTCATGTGCACATACGATGCATCAGATTGGGACGCTTTAAAAGATGCTGCATGACTCAAATTGCGCAAGTCACGGTATCTCTCCAGGCTTTGGGAATAATCATATATACTGCTTTTTCTGATTGGAGGAAATGCAGACTTTGCGCTCATGGTCCACCTATTGGCCACACAACACTTGGGAATTTTGTCTGCATGCAATATTTTCTCCAAGACATAAAAGATGTGGCCACATGGTATGCCTTCACATTCTAGCATACGACACGAGCAAGAAATGCTCTCTAATGATGAGTCGATGAACTCACAATCAATGTCGAACTTATTGTCTTCTTTCCCCTTTGTAGCAACAATATATGTTGTACCATCACCTCCATCTAGGATTTCACTGATAACAAAATTACTTACACAATCAATCATCTCTTTCACCAAGGCAAAGATTGTAGGTGTAAACACATGTGCAGCGTCTTTCTCAATATTTGCAGCATCCAGTCCTGTGAACGGAACTGATTGTGATGCTATACTATCTAGCTTGGCCTCATTACGACGCAGGTTGGATAAGCAATGCTCATAATGCTGCAGCATATCAAACAGTGTTATTTTACCATCAAGATGCGTATGCAATTTTGAGTTCAGGCTCTCACTGCGTTGGTTGCTTCTCAAGCCCAAGAAGCATCGTCCCACCTGATATGCAGCACACCACAGGTTCCTCATCTGGTACATCTGGTGCAACCATGACTTCTGGTCCGAAATTTGATTCCTTTCTATAAAGTCATCCCATTTTCTCTCAACCTCCTGTACGGTGCAACAATCATATAGAAATTTCCTAAATTCCTTGACAATATCAGAATTGTGCAAATTGCGTACTATATTCTGCTCAATATGCCATGTGCATAGCCTATGGTTAGAATTTGGCAACATGATTTTGATAGCTCTCTGCATTGCAAGGTCGCCGTCAGTGATCACAGAAATTGGATGCTTCTGGGACATGGCAGCCAAAAATGTGTGCAGCAGCCACTGATATGACTCACTTGTTTCATGGGAAATAATGCCACAACCAAATATAATCGTGCTTCGGTGGTGATTTAACCCAACAAACGGCACAAATGGCAAATTGTATCGATTGGTCCTGTATGTGCTGTCAAAAACAACAACATCACCAAATTCTTCATAGTCAAGCCGGGATTGACTATCGGACCAGAACAAGCCCTTTAGATGGCCCTTGTCATCACTCAAGTATCTGAAGAAAAAATCAGCATCTCTCTCTTGCCGCGCCTTCAGGTGAGAGATCACAGTTTCAGCATCGCCTGCAACAATTGTTTTCTGCTTATAATGATAGCAGAAATTATATATGTCCCTTGATATGCATCCAACGTTATCATATCCGCCACACTGCATTTCCAAAATATTCATGATTTGGTGTTTACGGATTCCTGCAATTTCCATCTCGATGATGTCGGCCTTCTGCACATCACTGATGCCTCTATGCGAACGCAGGAGACAAGATACATCTGGTGTGGCCAAAGGATGGTTGTGTTCATCAATGAAATCCTTCACATACCATTGCCATGTTCCCTTGGAGAGTCTAATTACCATTTTGGCTCGACACCCGCAACGACTAATGTTCCGTGGCTTCCTCTTCTTACTTTCTTTCTTCATGTGCTTAGCTTCACGGAAACCTTGCCGACTACAAACAAACTTTCTTAAGCATATTTCCTTGCTGCCTTTGTCCCTTTCCATGTAGCATTTCCTTACACTAAACCCTTTTTTAAGGGCATAGTTGTTGTAGAAGTCAAAACCTTCGTCCGCACTAATAAATGTATTACTGACAATCTGCTCATATTCTAAAAGAGCCTCTGCACTTAAATCACCCATGTTTTTCTGCATAATATCATCTAATTAGTACAATGAAATGCCAATTGCATGATCCATGTAATCACTACATACGGTACTTCACACTTAATTTTATTGTATTTAAGTTTAATACTTGGGACAGATTCAACACTTGCAGGATCATAAATTACTAACGCAATTCAAAAGGCGTAGTATTACTTCACTGAATAATTGAGGTTTCTCTCCCTTAGGCACCCAGACTGCCCATAAATGATAGGCATCAAGATCAACATGTACACTATTTCACAAACAGATACAGATTAACAACAAAAATTAAACACAACACGCAGGGAGATTTAGCTTAGATTCTTGATGCAGAAAGAGTAAGATGCAATTGAGTGACTAAATAAAATTGCGACCTTTCTTGACGATCTTTGGTGCAGGCTCCACGGTCTCGACGGGGTCAGGAGCAGCGCAAACCGATGCCTCGCAGCCGGGTCGCGCACCTCCTTGAGCGCCTCCGGCACCGTCACCAGCCTCCTCGTAGTGGTGAAGAGCGTGACGCCTCTCGCGATTGCGGCGTTGGCGTCCACCACAGCCACGACCACGCCGCCGGAGGTTGCGCAGCCCGCCACGAGCCGGCGCAGTGCCTGCGCCGCCGAGTCCTCCGCAGAGCCGATAGGCCTCCCCTGCTGCACACCACGCACGTCTCGCCGCCCGCTAGGCAGGAAACGGTTGCCGTGTCGGCTTCACAAGGAGGATGATCGTGGAAGGGAGGTGACGGAGGAGACAATCGCCAACAGGAGCACTCGAGTGAGAAGGACGAGATCTGAGATGCGATTGAGACTTGTTACGGTGCTTGGGGGAGCACTCGAGCGAGAAGGACGAGATCTGAGATGAGATTTGTTACAGGTTTCTGAGATGAAGAAGAGTGCGGGCAGAAGAGAGAGGTCAGATCGATGCAACGAGATATTATTTACTGAAACAGTCAATTCCTAAACTGTCCTTATTTACACCAAATGATGTTCCTAAAGTGCCCTTATCAAGATCAACCGTTAAAATATTTTAGAGGGGAAGGAACTTGAGGTTCCCCCCAAGCACCGTAAAAAGTCTCTATTATTATATATCCGTTGGGGGAGGAGATGTCTCTCCAACGGCACTTATTCACCATGTATATTTTACTCATCAATCAATGAAATGAATACGCCGAATTCACTCTATTCTCTGATAGTCTGATTCTATTGTCTCGATTTCTCTACTGTCTAATTGTTCTAAATACTGGCATAACAGTTCTCCCCGTAATCAATCAGTCGGTCGTGCGTGCTTGCTGGACCTTTGCATACGGTGTCTGCTCTGCTTATGATGCTTGTGCATGCAGAGAGACTTTTGCCTGTTTGCGCCACGCTCACCGTGTAGGATCGATCACCAACGAGCAACCAACCCACGACGCACTCCGATACCGATCGAACGGCTTGTACTCTTGTACACCACAAGACTGGTTGGTGCATGATCCGTGTGGTGTGGCACGCGTGTGGAGATCCGGATCGCATCCTCCCCGACCGCGCTGGCATCTCGACAAAGTGCCGTGGGCCCCACCTTCCGATCCCCAGACCACGGTACTAGCCCCCCTCCCGAGTCTCTGGCGAGGACCGGGCGAGACTGCGAGGTCACATCGGTCGACTTGCTCGCTCTCTCCCCGGGCCCAGAGACGTGCAGGCCGCGGCCGGCGAAGCAATGGCAAGTCGCAGGGGTTTCTTCCCGCCGTCGTCTCTCACTTGCTCCTCTCCGCGCGGAACAGCGTTGTCGCGGTCAGTTGACTCCCCTTTTCCGCCTTCGTTTCCCAGGATTTCAAGGGGTTCTGGGAGTCCAGATTCGGGGGCAAGAAGGAGCCCGAGCAGAACGGGCACGCCAACGCAGGGGCCAACGGGAGCGTCCAGAAGAGGGCCTCCGATTTGGCGGTCTACGAGCAGTTCGAGCAGCAGGTGTGTGGACGCTACtgtcccccctccccccgcgTGTGATCCTCCTTGGTGATCAAATGCATGCAGGTGTTGTTGGCTGGCTCCGGTCCACTGATCCCCGATATGTTCTTGTTTCAGGCCAGGCAGACCGAGGCGCGAGCAGCCGCGATTCGCGATGGGAATGCTGATGTCATGTGAGCGTTCTGACCTATCTCAGTTTATTCTTTAGGTGCTGCAGGCTTTCAAGCAATGCTTGATTGATCCTTCATGCAGCATGGGCAGGGTTACTTATCAGATCTTGTGCTGTGGGTTTCGGCATCAGCTTTGGTGGGAAAGAAAGGGGTTGGACTTAGTGAAAATTTCGATTTTTCTCGGGATGTTTTTGGTTGGGACAGAGCCAGAGCGATCTGTGATGTAGTAGACCACCTAATGTAGATAGCGGGTGCAATGCGGGCTCAATGCAATTTTGGCTGGTTTGATGAATGCATAATGCAGTTCTTTTTACGAAGTAGGTTAGTACTTAGTAGCACCGCACGGCAAACGCATTTCAAATGGGGACCAAAGATTGTGGTCCTTTGCC includes:
- the LOC133885170 gene encoding protein FAR1-RELATED SEQUENCE 5-like; this translates as MGDLSAEALLEYEQIVSNTFISADEGFDFYNNYALKKGFSVRKCYMERDKGSKEICLRKFVCSRQGFREAKHMKKESKKRKPRNISRCGCRAKMVIRLSKGTWQWYVKDFIDEHNHPLATPDVSCLLRSHRGISDVQKADIIEMEIAGIRKHQIMNILEMQCGGYDNVGCISRDIYNFCYHYKQKTIVAGDAETVISHLKARQERDADFFFRYLSDDKGHLKGLFWSDSQSRLDYEEFGDVVVFDSTYRTNRYNLPFVPFVGLNHHRSTIIFGCGIISHETSESYQWLLHTFLAAMSQKHPISVITDGDLAMQRAIKIMLPNSNHRLCTWHIEQNIVRNLHNSDIVKEFRKFLYDCCTVQEVERKWDDFIERNQISDQKSWLHQMYQMRNLWCAAYQVGRCFLGLRSNQRSESLNSKLHTHLDGKITLFDMLQHYEHCLSNLRRNEAKLDSIASQSVPFTGLDAANIEKDAAHVFTPTIFALVKEMIDCVSNFVISEILDGGDGTTYIVATKGKEDNKFDIDCEFIDSSLESISCSCRMLECEGIPCGHIFYVLEKILHADKIPKCCVANRWTMSAKSAFPPIRKSSIYDYSQSLERYRDLRNLSHAASFKASQSDASYVHMKRVLNEIVGSNDACNPEKKHMRYGPVLTQAHQAHSLNLDKVLDPVQVKSRGAPKKKRMKAFTEKPKKNKCGHCKKQVWPMLRS